Proteins from a single region of Trypanosoma brucei brucei TREU927 chromosome 7, complete sequence:
- a CDS encoding hypothetical protein, conserved (similar over 436aa to GB:AAN72135.1: protein phosphatase 2A 62 kDa B regulatory subunit {Arabidopsis thaliana}), with the protein MEPLQVMKNERVVSAWGTSPVDLRRGVGGESVATHDRVEHTVNGQGRSSSIRSALPGEFVSGEVSPLSYSSRWDLQRVQTPPSRGSSPEWRRGASYRTGADGNLFRGYSNVGSGVTSDFVSGEHGSDHCAYGSHMAEWEETGHPQDIGTKLGTYFRSGSAPVAGASSLHYTFYAPNSRAIGSNSGVAGQTSADVGGPADLPLLISASLTPQQINGVQSRMICANGQSQGGVGIKVLELLEYWMGEKSTAEVAEGLIAEFLQKAGIRYDASATPSKAGDEAFYLRETSPDDLEKVEGGSGTTPHGACGGRSGPPTSLSPSSGYFTLVNTDITRAAGEEEVEELQRDAGWDEGYEDRVKDAFEQSRVPNGPPQQPPVHSPPAQRSESVPLDATRLPTPPEAKDDGCASPNLFLRQRSGQPKDSTLRGASYRDIPPFYFPKGVPKTSEETLVGVTYTKHENPHLKVIEGMMIPAAACKNAAEQGAGANSRSATRGNKNVVIVSLRALEDKNVSLFVKRELSRIPMPPKTIQSSRPSVGPQVRGFCVSNGTLAKQGANYNDQLTQAMQRICTQCFGLPKYFAFMIMKILRATGDSDAMGMFAAPDVCSPLSRYSSAVTATCSSQAPITVQQVLDFFESSLRGRSIVRRVFELFLLSSSTGKHNCRSAVGAGSNCASTPHSASPRSYLLPEDFRGYLRILLDHHPGLALLKQTPDVQNRYMETVIYRIFYDLDRFNRGRITYAEMEDSALIDSLRQVDVADDINSVFHYFSYEHFYVLYCRFWELDTDRDMLLSRQDFVKYTPDGVMNPIIVDRIFNGLGRRSKSAVKDRINYEEFVWFCLSEEDKTTPTAVRYWFSILDLDCDGVLSLYELQRFYDETRRIILEHVPEGGIPFEDAVCQIFDMLGVTVSCGITLHDLLSNSEAAGAALNMLTNVVRLLQFEQKDPLVAHQDRLLCGLERTHWDRFARAEYDRMAQVAANE; encoded by the coding sequence atgGAGCCGCTGCAAgtaatgaaaaatgaaagggtAGTTAGTGCATGGGGTACCTCCCCCGTAGACTTGCGGCGGGGAGTTGGAGGTGAGAGTGTGGCTACTCATGACAGGGTTGAACACACTGTGAATGGTCAAGGCCGCAGTAGTAGCATTCGTTCTGCTCTCCCGGGCGAGTTTGTTAGTGGTGAAGTATCACCATTAAGTTACTCATCTCGTTGGGATCTTCAAAGGGTCCAGACGCCTCCTAGTCGTGGTAGCTCTCCTGAATGGAGGCGTGGTGCATCTTACCGCACTGGTGCAGACGGCAACCTCTTCCGCGGTTATTCCAATGTGGGCAGTGGAGTTACTAGTGACTTTGTCAGTGGCGAACATGGTTCAGACCATTGCGCATACGGCTCTCATATGGCGGAATGGGAGGAAACTGGTCACCCTCAAGATATAGGGACTAAACTGGGTACGTACTTTCGTAGCGGTTCTGCACCTGTTGCTGGGGCTTCGTCGCTTCATTACACGTTCTACGCTCCGAATTCTCGCGCGATTGGTAGTAACTCCGGTGTTGCAGGCCAGACCTCAGCTGATGTTGGAGGTCCCGCGGACCTGCCACTGCTTATTTCCGCCTCGCTGACGCCTCAACAGATAAATGGGGTTCAAAGTCGTATGATTTGTGCGAACGGGCAATCGCAGGGTGGTGTTGGAATAAAAGTGCTTGAGCTCTTGGAGTACTGGATGGGTGAGAAATCAACTGCTGAGGTAGCTGAAGGATTGATTGCCGAGTTTCTTCAGAAAGCTGGTATAAGGTATGATGCTAGTGCGACGCCGTCTAAAGCCGGTGATGAAGCTTTCTACTTACGGGAGACGTCACCTGATGATTTAGAGAAGGTCGAGGGGGGCTCGGGCACCACGCCGCATGGCGCTTGCGGCGGTAGGTCGGGACCACCCACATCACTGTCACCGTCATCGGGTTACTTCACGCTCGTTAATACTGACATAACACGCGCGGCTGGTGaggaagaagttgaagaGCTGCAACGGGATGCGGGATGGGACGAAGGTTACGAGGATCGGGTGAAGGATGCCTTTGAGCAAAGTAGGGTCCCAAATGGACCTCCCCAACAGCCTCCGGTGCATTCCCCACCTGCCCAGCGGTCTGAAAGTGTTCCCCTTGATGCGACGAGGTTGCCAACCCCTCCAGAAGCGAAAGATGATGGCTGTGCGTCGCCGAACTTATTTTTGAGACAACGTAGTGGTCAACCGAAAGATTCCACCCTTCGGGGAGCATCATATCGGGATATAccacctttttattttcctaaAGGTGTGCCGAAGACCAGTGAGGAAACACTAGTAGGAGTTACTTATACGAAACACGAAAACCCACACCTCAAGGTGATCGAGGGGATGATGATCCCCGCAGCTGCATGCAAAAACGCTGCCGAGCAGGGTGCTGGGGCGAATAGCAGATCGGCGACGCGAGGTAACAAGAACGTAGTCATAGTTTCCCTAAGGGCGTTAGAGGACAAAAATGTTTCACTGTTTGTCAAAAGGGAGCTTAGTCGAATCCCGATGCCACCCAAAACAATTCAAAGTTCCCGCCCCTCTGTTGGTCCACAAGTAAGAGGGTTCTGTGTCAGCAACGGCACTCTGGCAAAACAAGGTGCAAACTACAACGACCAACTAACGCAGGCAATGCAAAGGATTTGTACACAATGCTTTGGCCTCCCGAAGTACTTTGCTTTTATGATAATGAAGATCTTGCGGGCGACTGGCGATAGTGATGCCATGGGCATGTTTGCTGCTCCGGATGTTTGCTCTCCCTTATCTAGATATTCTTCAGCTGTAACGGCCACGTGCAGTTCGCAGGCACCTATCACAGTCCAGCAGGTTTTAGATTTCTTTGAAAGTTCATTGCGTGGTCGTTCTATTGTGCGCCGTGTGTTTGAATTGTTTCTTTTAAGCTCCTCTACCGGCAAGCACAATTGCAGATCGGCAGTTGGAGCAGGCAGCAATTGCGCTTCTACGCCCCACTCGGCGTCCCCGCGGTCTTATTTGTTACCGGAGGATTTCCGCGGCTATCTGAGGATACTTCTGGATCATCACCCGGGGCTCGCCCTTCTGAAGCAGACTCCCGACGTTCAGAACAGGTACATGGAGACCGTCATCTACCGCATTTTTTACGACCTCGACCGCTTCAACCGCGGACGGATTACCTATGCCGAGATGGAAGATTCTGCTCTTATAGATTCCCTCCGCCAAGTTGATGTGGCGGATGACATCAATTCTGTCttccattatttttcttaCGAACACTTTTATGTGCTCTACTGTCGCTTCTGGGAGCTGGACACGGACCGCGACATGTTATTGTCCCGACAGGACTTTGTAAAGTATACCCCAGATGGTGTCATGAATCCCATAATAGTGGACCGCATATTTAATGGTCTTGGCCGGCGATCGAAATCTGCCGTAAAGGATAGAATAAATTATGAAgagtttgtttggttttgccTCTCTGAGGAGGACAAAACAACCCCCACAGCGGTACGCTACTGGTTTAGCATACTTGACCTTGATTGTGATGGTGTGCTTTCGTTGTACGAGCTGCAGAGATTTTACGATGAGACTAGAAGAATCATATTGGAGCACGTACCAGAGGGGGGAATACCCTTTGAGGACGCTGTGTGCCAGATATTTGATATGCTTGGTGTTACTGTGTCCTGTGGGATCACGTTACATGACCTCCTGTCGAATTCCGAGGCAGCCGGCGCGGCACTGAACATGCTGACAAATGTGGTGCGTCTTCTACAGTTTGAACAGAAGGACCCGCTTGTAGCACACCAGGACCGGCTGCTTTGTGGCTTGGAACGGACACACTGGGATCGTTTTGCTCGAGCGGAGTACGACCGTATGGCTCAGGTTGCCGCAAACGAATAA